In Streptomyces sp. NBC_01231, the sequence GGCACGGTCGCGATCCTGTACGCGCCCACCCACCGCGACTACCGGCGCACCCAGCGCCCGCCGCTGGACCTGGACCGCCTGCTGCGGCGCCTCGGACCCCGCTTCACCGTCCTGGCCCGCGCCCACCCCACCCACGGTGGTTCGCCGGCCGAGGACGCCGGAACCTCGCCCGGGATCTTCGACGTCACCGACCATCCCAGCATCGAGCAACTCTGTCTCGCCTCGGACGCCCTGGTCACCGACTACTCGTCGATCATGTTCGACTACGCCAACCTGGACCGCCCGATCGTGATCCACACCCCGGACCGGGAGGCGTACGAGGCGGCCCGCGGCACCTACTTCGACCTGCGGTCCTTCCCGCCGGGCGCGGTGGCGGACAGCGAGGACGAGCTGATCGACATCTTCGCCACCGGCCACTGGCGCGGCTCCCGCTCCGCCCAGTTGCGCGCCGCGTTCCGCGAACGCTTCTGCCCGTGGGACGACGGACACGCCGCCGAACGGGTCGTACGGCAGGTGGTCCTGGGCGAGAGCGAGGCCGCTCTGCCGCCGGTCGTGCCGCTCGCCGAGCGCCACCCCGTGCCGTCCGCCGCCGCGGCCTTCGCACGCTCCGCGCTCACCACCGTGCCGCAGCACGCCGGTACCCGGACCGTCACCGACCTCGTCTGAACGTCGTCCTCACACCGGGGAGTCCCGATGCCCTCCAGCCCCTCGCGGCCCACCCCGACGCGGCCGCCCACCTGGCGTCCGACGGGCCGGCCGGGCCGCGGCGGTAGGTGAGCCGCCCGCGCAGCCCACGCCTCTCGCGCCTCTCGCGAACCGGGAACGGCCCGACAACCGCCCGACAACGACCTGCGACCTGCGACCGATCCGGGAACCTCGACAGAAAGAGCAGAATGCCCCGCTTCAGCATCATCGTCCCGTCCCATGGGGTCGCGGGCCGGCTGTCCCAGGCACTGGACTCGGTCCTCGCCCAGTCCTTCGGCGACTTCGAGCTGATCCCGGTCTGCGACGCGCCCGGCTCCCCCGCGGCGAAGGTCGTCGCCGGGTACGCCCGCCGGGACTGCCGGGTGGCCCCGGTGCACTCACCGCCGTCGGCGGGCCTCGGCGGGGCGCGCAACGCGGGGGTCCGGGCGGCGACCGGCGGGTATCTGCTGTTCCTCGACGGCGACGACGTCCTGGTCCCCGGTGCCCTGGCCCGGCTGGACGCCCGGCTCACCCAGACCGGTGACGTGGACGTCCTGCACTTCGAGCACGAGCGGACCCCGTGGTGGGAGGGCGAGCCGACCAACCCGGCCGCGCTGGTGCTGGCGAGGACTCCGCGGGGCGCCTTCTCGCCGGAGGAGGCGCCACAGCTGACCGGCGTACGGCTCCCGGCGTGGAGCGCCGCCCACCGCCGTGCCTTCGTCACCGGGCACCGGCTCTCGTTTCCCGACGGCCACTTCACCGACGTCGGCTTCTGTGCCCTGGTCGCTCTGCACGCCGAGCGGGTGGCGGTGCTGCACTCGGTCGTCGTACGGCATCTGGTGCGCCGGCAGGGCAGCCGGCTGAGCCTTCCCGGCGAGCACCACGTCGAACTGCTCGGCCAGGCCGACCTGGCGCTCACCCGCGCGGCCGAACGGGGCCTGGCCGGCGCGCGGTTGGACGAGCTCTTCGGGCAGCTCTTCGCCGCCGTGCTGAAGACGGCCGCCCATCCCCACCGGCTGCCCGCTCGGCGTCGCGCCTACTTCCGCCGGGCGAGCGGGCTGTACCGGCGTCACCGCCCCTCCGGGTTCCGGACGCCGGGCGGCAGCCTGGGCGTCCAGCACCGGCTGCTGGCGGCCGGGGCGTACGCCGCGTTCCGCGCGCTGCGGGGCGCCAACCAGCAGGCGTCGAGGAGGGTCCTGAGCGTGGCGCGTCCCCGCGGGCTGCGCACCCGTCTGCGGTACCGGCGCCACCTGCGCCGCCCCCTCGATCCGAACCTCGCCGTGTACTGCGCCTACTGGGGCCGCGGCTACGCCTGCAACCCGGCCGCGATCCACGCCAAGGCCCGCGCACTCGCCCCGCGGATCCGCTCGGTGTTCCTGGTCGAGCCGGACCAGGCGCACACCGTGCCCGCGGGCGTCGACCACGCCGTCATCGGCAGCGACCGCTACTGGGAGGTGCTGGCCCGCGCCACGTACCTGGTGAACAACGCCAACTTCGCGGAAGGAGTGGTCAAGCGCCCCGGCAGCGTGCACCTCCAGACCCAGCACGGCACCCCGCTGAAGACGATGGGCGTCGACCAGTCGACCTACCCGGTGGTGGCCGCCGCGACCGGCAGCTTCGCGGCGCTCCTCGGCCGGGTGGACCGCTGGGACTACAACCTGTCCGCCAACCGCCACTCCACCCAGATGTGGGAGCGGGCCTTCCCGGGCTCCTACGAGCATCTGGAGTACGGCTATCCGCGCAACGACGTCTACTACACGGCGACCGCCGACGACGTGGCCCGGGTCAGGAAGGAACTGGGCGTCCCGGAGGGCACGACGGCCGTCCTGTACGCACCGACCCACCGCGACCACCACACCGGCTTCGAGACCCGACTGGATCTGGAGGCCTTCTGCGAGGCGGCCGGCGAGGACGTGGTCGTCCTCCTGCGCGCCCACTACTTCTACGACCGGGGCGGCCACGGCGGCAGCGGCCGGATCATCGACGTGACCGCCCACCGCTCCTCCGAGGACGTCTGCCTGGCCGCCGACGCGCTGGTCACCGACTACTCGTCGATCATGTTCGACTACGCCAACCTGGACCGCCCGATCGTCGTGTACGCCGACGACTGGGACGTCTACCGGGAGACCCGCGGCGTCTACTTCGATCTCCTTCAGGCCCCGCCGGGCCCGGTGGCGAGGACGCCGGAGGAGTTGGCCCGGGTGTTCCGCGACGGCTCGTACGCGCGAGCCGGATCGGATGCGCTGCGGGCCCGCTTCCGGGAGCGCTTCTGCCAGTTCGACGACGGACGCGCCGCCGAGCGGGTCGTACGCCGGGTGTTCCTCGGCGAGCCGCCCGAGGCGATCCCGCCCGTGCTCCCGCTCGCGGAGCGCGTCCCGGTCCCCGCTGCCGCCGCCCTCGTGAGGAGCTGACCCCGCAGTGCCCCGCTTCAGCGTCATCGTGCCCGTCTTCCAGGTGCAGGGCTTCCTGCGCGAGTGCCTCGACTCGGTCCTGGAGCAGTCCTACCGGGACATCGAGGTCATCGCCGTCGACGACTGTTCTCCGGACGGCTGCGGCGCGATCCTCGACGAGTACGCGGACCGGGACGGGCGCGTCCGGGTACTGCACCTGCCGGAGAACGTCGGCCTCGGCCGCGCGCGCAACGCCGGAATGCCGCACGCCACCGGCGACTTCCTGTTCTTCCTCGACAGCGACGACACCCTCACGCCGGGTGCGTTGCGCGCGATGGCCGACCGGCTGGCCGAGACGTCCGACCCGGACGTGCTGGTCTTCGACTACGCGCGCACCTACTGGTGGGGCGGCACCCGAAGGAACGTCCTCGCGCACGTGCTCGCCGACGCCTGCGACGGCACCCCTTCCGCCGGCACCGCTTCCGACGGCACGCATTCCGACGGCACCTTCACCGCGTCCGAACGCCCGGAGATCCTCGACCTGCTGATGGTCGTGTGGAA encodes:
- a CDS encoding bifunctional glycosyltransferase family 2 protein/CDP-glycerol:glycerophosphate glycerophosphotransferase, whose amino-acid sequence is MPRFSIIVPSHGVAGRLSQALDSVLAQSFGDFELIPVCDAPGSPAAKVVAGYARRDCRVAPVHSPPSAGLGGARNAGVRAATGGYLLFLDGDDVLVPGALARLDARLTQTGDVDVLHFEHERTPWWEGEPTNPAALVLARTPRGAFSPEEAPQLTGVRLPAWSAAHRRAFVTGHRLSFPDGHFTDVGFCALVALHAERVAVLHSVVVRHLVRRQGSRLSLPGEHHVELLGQADLALTRAAERGLAGARLDELFGQLFAAVLKTAAHPHRLPARRRAYFRRASGLYRRHRPSGFRTPGGSLGVQHRLLAAGAYAAFRALRGANQQASRRVLSVARPRGLRTRLRYRRHLRRPLDPNLAVYCAYWGRGYACNPAAIHAKARALAPRIRSVFLVEPDQAHTVPAGVDHAVIGSDRYWEVLARATYLVNNANFAEGVVKRPGSVHLQTQHGTPLKTMGVDQSTYPVVAAATGSFAALLGRVDRWDYNLSANRHSTQMWERAFPGSYEHLEYGYPRNDVYYTATADDVARVRKELGVPEGTTAVLYAPTHRDHHTGFETRLDLEAFCEAAGEDVVVLLRAHYFYDRGGHGGSGRIIDVTAHRSSEDVCLAADALVTDYSSIMFDYANLDRPIVVYADDWDVYRETRGVYFDLLQAPPGPVARTPEELARVFRDGSYARAGSDALRARFRERFCQFDDGRAAERVVRRVFLGEPPEAIPPVLPLAERVPVPAAAALVRS